From one Branchiostoma floridae strain S238N-H82 chromosome 3, Bfl_VNyyK, whole genome shotgun sequence genomic stretch:
- the LOC118412729 gene encoding membrane progestin receptor alpha-like, giving the protein MPVLKRSLSINEVPDVQKEPYVLTGYRPPYRPWRFYLMSIFSQHNETVNVWTHLIPCFYVVYLLKTYSDEVSFANDVSSMLLLLLGISNFTIQFLSACAHLLHSRSVAAYYVTFIFDFLGIAFYAFSCGIVLYFLSSEASFSHAVHPWFPWTCVVLSCCYFAANAYSHVRYTRYHSERAMTQAVSFTITYLCSTSPVIHRIYSDIYNGRVDGVTWMHIVHILLVPIGGFFHVSEMPQSFFPGFCDVIGHGHQIFHVIMSTSFMIQLEASFTDLQNRRHLDLVRIRPTNLSITAYLVVLFTSYGYIAAIFVRKALSKAKS; this is encoded by the exons ATGCCGGTCCTGAAGCGGTCACTGAGCATCAATGAAGTGCCAGACGTCCAAAAGGAGCCGTATGTTCTTACGGGATACAGGCCCCCATACCGGCCATGGCGCTTTTACCTGATGAGTATCTTCTCCCAGCACAACGAAACCGTGAACGTCTGGACCCACCTTATCCCGTGTTTCTATGTGGTGTACCTGCTGAAAACATACTCCG ACGAGGTAAGCTTCGCAAATGACGTTTCCTCAATGCTGCTGCTTCTCCTCGGCATCAGCAACTTCACCATCCAGTTCCTGAGCGCATGCGCCCATCTCCTACACTCTCGCTCTGTAGCTGCGTATTACGTCACCTTCATTTTTGACTTTCTGGGAATCGCCTTCTACGCTTTCAGCTGCGGGATCGTGCTGTACTTCCTCAGCAGCGAGGCTTCGTTTTCCCACGCCGTGCATCCGTGGTTTCCGTGGACATGTGTCGTACTCAGTTGTTGTTACTTTGCAGCCAATGCGTACTCGCACGTTAGGTACACCAGATATCATTCGGAAAGGGCTATGACTCAAGCAGTGTCCTTCACTATAACGTATCTGTGTAGCACGTCCCCAGTAATACACCGCATTTACTCGGACATCTACAACGGACGCGTGGATGGCGTCACATGGATGCATATAGTCCATATCCTGCTGGTCCCCATAGGAGGTTTCTTCCACGTGTCAGAAATGCCGCAAAGTTTTTTCCCCGGtttttgtgacgtcattggtcacGGCCACCAGATATTCCATGTGATAATGTCGACATCGTTCATGATCCAGCTGGAGGCATCGTTCACAGATCTGCAgaaccgccgccatcttgatttggTTCGAATCCGTCCTACGAACTTGTCAATCACAGCTtaccttgttgtgttgtttaCTTCTTATGGCTACATCGCTGCCATATTTGTGCGAAAGGCTTTGTCCAAGGCAAAAAGTTAA